The genome window GAGGCcatttaaaatgatgctgcATTCAAGTCTGTGGGAATAAACCCAAGTCACGTTGATGACCCAATGTTCACCCGGCCATCTTGTTTCCTAGACGTTCGCATTAGtcggcgtgtttttttttttacacaaattatCACCACAAACCAAAAGTCCAGCCGGGTCTCCCGCCGTCCGACGGCGCGCTCGTCAACGGGACGCACGTCCTCAACCCGTCTCGAGCACGACGAGCTCTTGACCAATCGCGTCGGGATGAAATGTAACAGCCGCCAAACCGCGCCCTCCCCTGGGggccccccccctcgctcacTGCTCCACGCCGTGGGCGTAGTCGGGGCGTCGCGTCTGGATGATCTTCGGCTTCGGGGCGCGAGGCTTGTCGTCGTGGTCGCTGTCGTCGGGGGTcgagctgccgccgccgccgccgcgctcgTCCTCGCAGATGTGGACGACCACGCTGGGGGTGGTGGGCGTGGCGGTGTGGAGCTCGTACTTCTCCCCTGTGGGATCCAAAAGCGATGCGTTTAGGCGCCGTGGCGTGATTTACAACCGCCGCCGGCTAGCTAGAACGATATACAGCCATCCTATAAGCGCCTCTAAAATGCAAATCGGCTTCAAGGATCCGGATTGGCTGattcagggggcggggcataaTCGGGGTCTGTACTTTCAGGATAACAGAGTGACACTCTGACCTTTCGAGGATCTATTTTCCGGCCTACCTGGGCCGAGCTTCGAGATGGCGCACAGCAGGTCGTAGTTGACCATGGGCGTGGCGTCCTGAGACTGCTCCCATCCGACcggaggggaggcggggggggagATCAGGAACTGCTTGTCCGGCTTGGGCGGCTCCAGCCGGGGGCTCCCTATGTGGACGGACTGCAGGCAGGAGGACAGGTCAGGAGAAGCGGAAGAGCCGGGAGAGCAGCGAACGGCGCCACGGAGGCGGAGCTCACCTGAGCAAAGTAGAGTTTCATCGCTTTGCCGCTGAACTCCGTCTTGTGGAGGCGGAGTCGGGCCTCGGCGGCGGCCAGGGCGTCGCCGAAGCTGATCCGGACCCTCCTGAAAGACTTGAAGTACTGGAACTGGACCTCCGGGTCGAATGGGCGGAACAAAGCCTCAAAACCGGCCTGCgaagacgggaggaggaggaggagggggggggcgggattaGGCCGTCGCCTCCATTTGGCTCTGAAACGACGCCGAGGCGGTCGCTCTGAATCAAAGTCATAAAAATAGCCTCCATTATCCGAGCGGATCCCGGACGCCGCTTTAGCTGCGGAGCGCCGGCGGCTTGCGTCCGACTTGTGCGTCACAGAGAATTTTAGACGTCCAATTATTGCCACAGGAGGTAATTAACGGGGGCAAACAACAGCTGACCTTGACTCGCGCTTCCGTGTCTGATATTACGGCGTATTTacaaccccctcctcctcatagTGCAGGACTGGGTACTACatgtcccacaatgcaacatGAAAATACCGCAGGAACATCTCATTGTAAATTTCCAGTCTCCGAGGCAGAGATAGAAATAAtcccgatgacatcacagactaaaaaaaaaaaaaaaaagctcgtAAGATATTGATCGATTGGCAATTAGACTCGTCAAACCTGCGCCTCGGGGCGGTCGAACACTTCCTGGTTGGTCACCGAGGCGACCAGGCAGAAGCGGTTACACTTGGTGGTCTTGATGTGCATGGCGGGTAATCCGAGGGGGCGGAACCTTCTCCTCCTGATGCCTGAGGTCGGGGCGCAACGGGAAGAGGACTTCAGCGCCGGCGGGGAAGACGATGGCGACGGcgacgaggaggagcaggaggaggatgaggaggaggaagggggaaATCGGAGGAGCGTTGCCTTCCCCAGCGTGAAAGAAGAGGAATGAAGGAGCAGGAAATGCCTTTCCCTAGAACGCGTGGCTGCTCTTCTGCGGCGCTATCCTTGTGCCTTGGCGTAACCTCCTAACCCACATCCCAAGGTCATCTATCCCCGCCCCCGACGCCCCGtcttcagctcctcttcctccctcggTCGGTCCCGGCGCCGCAGCGGCGTGCAGGAATCTTTCTCGACCCTCAGGAGAGCGGAGAATGTCATTCAGAGTCCTCGCCTGCTCCGCTTAAATGAGCTCCTGCCAGCCAATGACGCGTCAGCCTCAATCCCCTCCCTCCCCGCGTTCACTCACCGAGAGCCAATCGGCCGCGGAGGAGGGAGGGACCGACAGAAACTCAGCAATGCTGACTAATcagacagaaaaggagagagcgagagagagagagagagagagagagacactggaAAATAATGACGTAAGCGCTGAGCTAACTGACGCACTAATCTGCTTTGTGATCAGAACTCAGAATAAAATCCTTTGATGAATGGAAAacacaatgaccccccccccccccgcccccccctgcacaGAGCAAGACGGCgggagacaaagagaggaagggagtATGGAGGGATGAAAACcaagaggatggagggaggcggCGCTCGTGGAAAGTATGCAGCTTGATAACATGCTTTTATGAGGTATAAATAGCGCTGAGAAAAACAGGGCCAGACTGTGCAGTGAACTCATCGCCATTTGCACCTGTGCGAAGCGGCTAAACACTCATTGGTCGGTGAGAAGGGGTCGACGCGAGCCCGGCGGCGCCGTTCAAAATCCAAATTTGTTAACAATAAACCGGAGCTCTGCCATTTCTAGgatgttaaaaaacaaataaaagggCCTTTTAACCAGGAAGGTTCGTAAACTCAAAAGGGCCCCAGGTAGGTGCCAGGCAGCACTCCCAGGCGTCGTCGTGGCGGCCCGGCGACGCCTCCAGAAACCGCAGACGGCGCCGTGGGATGGAAAATGTGGACGTGCAAAAACGAAGTGGCGTAACGTCGCCGATGCTCCTCATGCAAGTGTTGTTTGTTGATGTTAAACATtaccgtgtgtgcgtgcgtgtgtgtgtgtgtgtgtgtgtgtgtgtgtgtgtgtgtgtgggcgctAATCATCTCCAGACCTCAACCTCGCCGCCGGCGTGCGAGGTTGatcctgcatttttttttcccacccttgtgcttttgtttcatctttcattttccattccctcaccagacaggtgagcacacgcacacaaggtTCAAAGGTCAGTTGGTTTTAAACGGCTGATAACCGGGGGGTCGCCGGTGGCGAGCCCGGGATGACGAAACACGCAGTTCAATGTCTGTGATCAGTTTTCCACCAACGTCAGCGTCTGAAGCTCGTCACCCCGCCCGTCTGTGCGCACGCGGTGGCGAAACCAACCGCCGTCAACCATCGACGGCTGGTTTTTGCTTAGCCGTCGGACGCCGCCCCGGCTTCGCCCTGAAAATTACAGCTTTACTTTCGGGAGTAGAGAGTGCGAGCGGTTCTTAAtcttgttgtaaaaaaaatcagGGAACGTGTCTGGAAGTCATAAACCGGGGCAACACTTTCCCAAAAGCAGCCGCTTTTCCAACCTCAGGTCCCACAttttccagccccccccccccctcaattaAGCCTTTTAGGAGCTTCACATGAACCTCCAATTATCCAGTTCAGCACATCATTATATTGTTGTAAGCTAAACCAAACCTCCGACCGGTAACTCCACCTAGTGGGTCTGAGCAGACTGCAATTATCGACCTCTGATGTCATCGATTCAAACAGGAACCCGTTCAGACCCGAATCTATCGTGCTTTTGTCGGATCGGGACGTTTCCCGATCCATTTGATCAATACAAATCGCTCGATTCGAGCACCGGGTGAAATCCCAGTGGCTGTAACGGAGCATCTCAGACTGATCGCCGCTGTCTTACCTTCAGGCTGCCGTCGATGAACAAATCCTGCGGGACTTTGCAAGCTATCAGGGCGTTGGGTAAATCGGTAAACTGGACGTCCACCGTCGCCTCTTCTTCGCGTCCTTTCCCCGTTTGCTGCATCGCGGATTGCGTTTGTCTAAAAACGTCCTCTGGAAACAAAAAGAGCGAAAAGCATTTTCACAAAGGCAATGGGCAGGACTACTAAATCCATTAAACGACACAGCTCGGCTAGCGCCCAGCATTTACATCTGTCTAATAAACAATGGTTAAAAGGAGGGTGTCACACGTACCAACAAAGATGTCGTTGTTATTTCATTGTAATAAAAAGCCTTTTCGAGAACGTCCTTCTGTAAAGCTCCAGCAGAAACGAAGCAAGTAAGCTAGCTTGCGCTTGCGCTAAGATGGCTAGCAAGTTATGCTAACTTGGAGTCCGAATGTCACCGCTAAACATTCAAATTCACGCTTTTCCGTGAATATTTCCCACAGTCGACGAGAGGTGAAGATAGTTGTTGGGTATATTATGCTGTCGTGAACTAACACAACGCAATATTCACTACTTTTAACAATATTTAAATCTCTCGGACAAACATTTTAGCATAGCTCGGCCGACACAGGATATGACGTTGATTGAAGGCAAATAGGAGTTCCGGTTTCgcagtatttgttttaaatgatgtGACAATTTCGGTGATGTTAAATTCTTCAACAAATCGAAAGGTCATTTTAATATTACATATAATGTAGCACGGATAGTGtcgcggcaggaatggcatccggcataaaacttTAACAAGAATTAAGCATACAATCGacgagaaggttgatttgcacCCCTGAGCCCATGTCaagatgctgccctcttgtggcaGG of Brachionichthys hirsutus isolate HB-005 chromosome 24, CSIRO-AGI_Bhir_v1, whole genome shotgun sequence contains these proteins:
- the LOC137912166 gene encoding calcipressin-1-like isoform X1, which codes for MQQTGKGREEEATVDVQFTDLPNALIACKVPQDLFIDGSLKAGFEALFRPFDPEVQFQYFKSFRRVRISFGDALAAAEARLRLHKTEFSGKAMKLYFAQSVHIGSPRLEPPKPDKQFLISPPASPPVGWEQSQDATPMVNYDLLCAISKLGPGEKYELHTATPTTPSVVVHICEDERGGGGGSSTPDDSDHDDKPRAPKPKIIQTRRPDYAHGVEQ
- the LOC137912166 gene encoding calcipressin-1-like isoform X2 — its product is MHIKTTKCNRFCLVASVTNQEVFDRPEAQAGFEALFRPFDPEVQFQYFKSFRRVRISFGDALAAAEARLRLHKTEFSGKAMKLYFAQSVHIGSPRLEPPKPDKQFLISPPASPPVGWEQSQDATPMVNYDLLCAISKLGPGEKYELHTATPTTPSVVVHICEDERGGGGGSSTPDDSDHDDKPRAPKPKIIQTRRPDYAHGVEQ